The DNA sequence CGAGCGTGCGCGACGCCTGACCGGGCTGCTCCCGCAAGCGGAGCAGGACCTGGTCGACGACGCGCTACGGCGCATCGACAGCTTGCTGCGGCCGCGCTTGCGCCCTGTCATCAACGCCACGGGCGTCGTGATCAACACCAACCTGGGGCGATCGCCGTTGCCTCCGGCGGCGGTGGCCCAGCTGACGGCGGTGGCGGCGGGCTACTGCAACCTCGAGATGGAGCTCGACAGCGGCCAGCGCGGCTCTCGCCACAGCCACATCGCCAGCCTGGCTACTCACCTTACGGGGGCGGAAGCGGCCCTGGTGGTGAACAACTGTGCCGCGGCGGTCCTGCTGCTCACCGACACCTTTGCGCGCGGGCGCGAGGTGGTCGTGTCGCGCGGTCAGTTGATCGAGATCGGGGGGAGCTTCCGACTGCCCGAGGTCCTGGAAGCCTCCGGCGCGAGGTTGCGGGAGGTCGGCACCACCAACAAAACCTACCTGTCCGATTACGCCCGGGCGATCGGGCCAGAGACCGGTATGCTCTTGATCTCGCACACCAGCAACTATCGCATCCTGGGCTTCACGGCCGAGGTCGAACGCGCCAGTCTGGCGGCGCTGGCCCGCGAAACGGGCGTGGTGGCGGCTGAGGATCTGGGTTCGGGGCTGCTGGTGGACCTGACCCGCTTCGGCCTGCCGCCGGAACCGACCGTGCAGCAGAGCCTGGCGGCCGGACTGGACCTGGTGGTGGTCAGTACCGACAAGCTGATGGGCGGTCCGCAAGCGGGGCTGGTGCTGGGCCGGGCCGAGCTGGTCGCCCGGATGCGGGCGAACCCGCTCATGCGGGCCTTGCGTCCGGACAAGCTGGCGCTGGCTGCGCTGGAGGCCACGCTGCGGCAATACTTGCAGCCGGACGAGGCACTTCGGACGATCCCGACGCTGTCCATGATTGCCCGCCCGCCCGAGGAACTGGCGCGGATGGCCCAGCGGCTCGCGGCGCAGCTGTCCCAGCTGTCCGGGCTGGATGTGCAGGTGGTGCCCGGCCATTCGGCCGTGGGCGGCGGCACGCTGCCCGGTGTGGAGTTGCCGACCGAACTGGTCGCGGTCCGCGCGCACGAGCGAGCCCTGGACCAGCTGGCGCGCGCCTTGCGCCTGGGGGAGCCGTCGGTGGTCGCGCGGATTGCGGAGGAGCGTCTCTTGCTGGATCCGCGCACGCTGGCCTGGTCCGATTTCGAGCCGCTGGTGATGGCGTTTCAGCGGGTGCTGGTGTGACGTCCTCGGGGCGCCCCTTCGTGATTGGCACCGCCGGTCACGTCGATCATGGCAAGACCACGCTGGTGAAGGCCTTGACGGGGGTCGATACCGACCGCTTGGAGGAAGAGCAGCGGCGCGGCATGACGATCGACCTGGGTTTCGCCGCCTTCAGCCTGGCGGGGCACCCGGCGGCCATCGTCGACGTGCCGGGTCACGAGCGCTTCCTGAAAAACATGCTGGCCGGAGTGGCCGGCGTCGACGTGGCCCTGCTGGTGGTGGCGGCCGACGACGGCGTCATGCCGCAAACGCGCGAACACCTGGCGATTCTCTCGATTCTGGGCGTGCGCCAGGGGGTGGTGGCGCTCAGCAAGGCCGACGCGGTCGATCCGGAACTGCTGGAACTGGCGGCGGAAGACGTGCGCGCGGCCTTGGTGGATTCCTCGCTGGCCGAGGCGCCGATCATCCCCGTCTCGGCTTTGACCGGCCAAGGGCTGCCGGCCCTGCAGGACGCACTGGCGCAGGCCATGGCCCACGCCCGCCAGCGCGACATGGCGGCCCCGGCGCGCCTGCCGATCGATCGGGTCTTCAGCAAGCAAGGCTTCGGCACCGTCGTCACAGGCACCCTGGTGGCCGGCACCCTGCGCGAAGGCGACCAGCTGGTCCTCATGCCCAGCGATCAGCGGGTGCGGGTGCGTTCGTTGCAGGTTCACGGTGGCAAGGCCCCGGAGGCGAGCGCGGGGACGCGGGTGGCGGTCAACCTGGCCGGAATTGAGCGGGAGGCGGT is a window from the Candidatus Sericytochromatia bacterium genome containing:
- the selA gene encoding L-seryl-tRNA(Sec) selenium transferase, which gives rise to MTDGRDADATALPGLALRGLPAVGKLVTHPQLAPLAGAIGPAGLRWAIREAIQAERARRLTGLLPQAEQDLVDDALRRIDSLLRPRLRPVINATGVVINTNLGRSPLPPAAVAQLTAVAAGYCNLEMELDSGQRGSRHSHIASLATHLTGAEAALVVNNCAAAVLLLTDTFARGREVVVSRGQLIEIGGSFRLPEVLEASGARLREVGTTNKTYLSDYARAIGPETGMLLISHTSNYRILGFTAEVERASLAALARETGVVAAEDLGSGLLVDLTRFGLPPEPTVQQSLAAGLDLVVVSTDKLMGGPQAGLVLGRAELVARMRANPLMRALRPDKLALAALEATLRQYLQPDEALRTIPTLSMIARPPEELARMAQRLAAQLSQLSGLDVQVVPGHSAVGGGTLPGVELPTELVAVRAHERALDQLARALRLGEPSVVARIAEERLLLDPRTLAWSDFEPLVMAFQRVLV